The proteins below come from a single Malus sylvestris chromosome 3, drMalSylv7.2, whole genome shotgun sequence genomic window:
- the LOC126614376 gene encoding uncharacterized protein LOC126614376 isoform X2, whose amino-acid sequence MLSPGPQPLPAMARSQSLCFQQSQSLQESRWRFRSFPYTSGLDSLNTEENPSRLPLLGKGSGDDNSTYYKEHNQTTGSDDYNLSESPQPSDSPHAYTDYDERGNVANGSDDSNRSGSLLPSVSSHANTNYGEQGNVANVEGSDDSNRSESLLRSVSPQANTDFGEPGNQTTTMGPSIPILVLDVDYENDFNHPRHGTRVTILQWIFMLFALSLEMLSACFDQLSSPNKSHYALVSLLLAIAAVLTCILELIHNGIKEGIESTNGMVFGYPEVGASLVL is encoded by the exons ATGTTAAGTCCAGGACCGCAACCTCTGCCAGCCATGGCGCGCAGCCAGTCGCTGTGCTTTCAACAATCCCAATCTCTCCAGGAATCACGTTGGAGGTTCAGGTCCTTCCCGTACACATCAG GGTTAGATAGTTTGAACACGGAGGAGAACCCCAGCAGGTTGCCTTTGCTCGGAAAAGGTTCCGGTGATGACAACAGCACCTATTACAAGGAACACAACCAGACAACG GGATCAGATGATTACAACCTCAGTGAGTCGCCTCAACCTAGTGATAGCCCACATGCTTACACTGACTATGACGAGCGTGGCAATGTGGCAAAT GGCTCTGATGATTCCAACCGCAGTGGGTCACTTTTACCTAGCGTTAGTTCACATGCTAATACGAACTATGGGGAGCAGGGCAATGTGGCAAATGTAGAG GGCTCTGATGATTCCAACCGCAGTGAGTCGCTTTTACGTAGCGTTAGTCCACAGGCTAACACGGACTTTGGCGAACCAGGCAATCAAACGACGACAATG GGCCCTTCTATTCCAATCCTTGTGCTTGATGTTGAttatgaaaatgactttaaCCACCCACGTCATGGAACAAGA GTTACCATATTACAGTGGATCTTTATGCTTTTTGCTCTCAGCCTAGAAATGTTGTCAGCCTGTTTTGATCAGTTATCCTCCCCAAATAAGTCTCATTATGCACTGGTTAGTTTGCTGTTAGCCATTGCAGCTGTGCTTACTTGCATCTTGGAGCTCATTCACAATGGTATAAAGGAAGGAATTGAATCTACCAACGGCATGGTTTTCG GGTACCCGGAAGTTGGCGCCTCTCTAGTTTTATGA
- the LOC126614376 gene encoding uncharacterized protein LOC126614376 isoform X1, which produces MLSPGPQPLPAMARSQSLCFQQSQSLQESRWRFRSFPYTSGLDSLNTEENPSRLPLLGKGSGDDNSTYYKEHNQTTGSDDYNLSESPQPSDSPHAYTDYDERGNVANGSDDSNRSESLLRSVSPQANTDFGEPGNQTTTMGPSIPILVLDVDYENDFNHPRHGTRVTILQWIFMLFALSLEMLSACFDQLSSPNKSHYALVSLLLAIAAVLTCILELIHNGIKEGIESTNGMVFGTLPDIFGLGLSVLQCLCSAEQYYFLHRHKNNPMKLSPVPLFFFCCLVVLKLKIN; this is translated from the exons ATGTTAAGTCCAGGACCGCAACCTCTGCCAGCCATGGCGCGCAGCCAGTCGCTGTGCTTTCAACAATCCCAATCTCTCCAGGAATCACGTTGGAGGTTCAGGTCCTTCCCGTACACATCAG GGTTAGATAGTTTGAACACGGAGGAGAACCCCAGCAGGTTGCCTTTGCTCGGAAAAGGTTCCGGTGATGACAACAGCACCTATTACAAGGAACACAACCAGACAACG GGATCAGATGATTACAACCTCAGTGAGTCGCCTCAACCTAGTGATAGCCCACATGCTTACACTGACTATGACGAGCGTGGCAATGTGGCAAAT GGCTCTGATGATTCCAACCGCAGTGAGTCGCTTTTACGTAGCGTTAGTCCACAGGCTAACACGGACTTTGGCGAACCAGGCAATCAAACGACGACAATG GGCCCTTCTATTCCAATCCTTGTGCTTGATGTTGAttatgaaaatgactttaaCCACCCACGTCATGGAACAAGA GTTACCATATTACAGTGGATCTTTATGCTTTTTGCTCTCAGCCTAGAAATGTTGTCAGCCTGTTTTGATCAGTTATCCTCCCCAAATAAGTCTCATTATGCACTGGTTAGTTTGCTGTTAGCCATTGCAGCTGTGCTTACTTGCATCTTGGAGCTCATTCACAATGGTATAAAGGAAGGAATTGAATCTACCAACGGCATGGTTTTCGGTACTTTGCCTGATATCTTTGGATTGGGTCTTTCCGTTCTCCAATGCCTTTGCTCAGCAGAGCAGTATTATTTCCTCCATAGGCATAAAAATAATCCTATGAAACTATCCCCTGTGcctctcttctttttctgctgtttggtggttttgaaattgaaaataaactaG
- the LOC126616475 gene encoding OVARIAN TUMOR DOMAIN-containing deubiquitinating enzyme 2-like isoform X1, giving the protein MEGMVVRRVIPSDNSCLFNAVGYVMDHAQKKAPELRQVIAATVASDPTMYSEAFLGKSNEEYCAWILDLEKCGGLFRKLPVLMHLNLGYQTNAHEKLFL; this is encoded by the exons ATGGAAGGTATGGTAGTAAGGAGGGTTATTCCCTCAGACAATAGTTGCCTCTTCAATGCAGTCGG GTATGTAATGGATCATGCCCAGAAAAAAGCTCCTGAATTGAGACAG GTTATAGCTGCAACGGTAGCAAGCGATCCCACTATGTATTCAGAAGCGTTTCTTGGTAAATCAAATGAAGAGTATTGTGCTTGGATTCTTGACTTAGAGAAGTGCGGAGGTTTGTTTAGAAAACTTCCTGTTCTTATGCATCTGAATCTTGGTTACCAAACAAATGCACATGAAAAGCTTTTCTTGTAA
- the LOC126616475 gene encoding OVARIAN TUMOR DOMAIN-containing deubiquitinating enzyme 2-like isoform X2: MEGMVVRRVIPSDNSCLFNAVGYVMDHAQKKAPELRQVIAATVASDPTMYSEAFLGKSNEEYCAWILDLEKCGEEVFRKGYVDQ, encoded by the exons ATGGAAGGTATGGTAGTAAGGAGGGTTATTCCCTCAGACAATAGTTGCCTCTTCAATGCAGTCGG GTATGTAATGGATCATGCCCAGAAAAAAGCTCCTGAATTGAGACAG GTTATAGCTGCAACGGTAGCAAGCGATCCCACTATGTATTCAGAAGCGTTTCTTGGTAAATCAAATGAAGAGTATTGTGCTTGGATTCTTGACTTAGAGAAGTGCGGAG AAGAAGTATTCAGAAAGGGTTATGTTGATCAATGA
- the LOC126616474 gene encoding uncharacterized protein LOC126616474, producing MKIPSKPRHPSPTFPPPDSDLHLHRPTTTRKKTRAPGSARLKRAGLPTGKRSRPETPLLKWKIGQGPEERQGHGERRNDQNAPEEGRVDEGRRKGRKGKEAPLSARKLAAGLWRLQSLETGSGVPGRNDQLGFQPDIGHIGVPFLRNRNSKTYASEANDLLQSPRSTSRNGFLSKLSNSVMEGQTKWDPVCLKTSDEVRQIYSQMKLLDQRASAVSVVSVLEAELEQARARIQELEMERRSSKKKLEHFLRNVSEERVSWRSREHEKVRAFIDDIKSELNRERKSRQRTEILNSKLVNELADVKLSAKRYMQDYEKERKARELTEEVCDELAKEIGEDKAEVEALNRESMKFREEVDEERKMLQIAEVWREERVQMKLVDAKVAVEEKYSLMNKLVADLENFLTSRSVTPDVKEMREVEYLRQAAAAVNIQEVKDFSYEPHNPDDIFSVFKEVNFGEPNEREIEQCVAYSPASHGSKIHTVSPEGNGINGDRILRHPVAFVGHNGDIEEDESGWETVSHFEDQGSSYSPDGSAPSVNKNRRESNVSECGTEWEEEGEETPITEISEVCSVPTKQAKKVSSIARLWRSGQNNGENYKIIALEGINGRLSNGRISTGGMVSPDRGSGKGGLSPSDLVGQWSSPETGHHIRGMKGCIPLGAQKHSLKAKLLEARLDNHKVQLRHVLKQKI from the exons ATGAAGATACCCAGCAAGCCCCGCCACCCCTCGCCAACATTCCCACCGCCGGACTCGGATCTTCACCTCCACAGACCCACAACCACCCGCAAGAAGACCCGGGCACCCGGTTCGGCCCGGTTGAAGCGGGCCGGACTTCCGACAGGAAAGCGGAGCCGACCCGAGACGCCTTTACTCAAGTGGAAGATCGGCCAAGGCCCAGAAGAGCGCCAGGGGCACGGGGAGAGGCGAAACGACCAAAATGCCCCTGAAGAGGGTAGAGTGGACGAAGGGAGGAGGAAGGGCAGGAAGGGAAAAGAGGCCCCCTTGTCGGCCAGGAAGCTCGCCGCCGGACTGTGGCGGCTGCAATCGCTGGAGACGGGTTCCGGTGTACCGGGACGGAATGACCAGCTAGGGTTTCAG CCTGACATTGGCCATATTGGGGTACCATTTCTCCGTAATCGCAACAGTAAAACATATGCTTCTGAAGCAAATGATCTTTTACAAAGCCCTAGGTCCACCTCAAGAAATGGATTCTTATCCAAG TTATCCAACTCTGTCATGGAGGGGCAAACAAAATGGGATCCAGTCTGCTTGAAAACATCAGATGAGGTACGGCAAATTTACAGCCAAATGAAGCTTCTTGACCAGCGAGCGAGTGCTGTATCAGTTGTATCTGTACTTGAAGCTGAGCTAGAGCAGGCTCGAGCTCGCATTCAGGAGCTTGAGATGGAACGGCGTTCCTCAAAAAAGAAACTTGAGCACTTCTTAAGGAATGTCAGTGAGGAAAGAGTTTCATGGAGGAGCAGAGAGCATGAGAAAGTCCGTGCATTTATTGATGACATCAAGTCTGAATTGAACCGGGAACGGAAGAGTCGTCAGAGAACTGAGATACTCAATTCCAAATTGGTTAATGAGCTTGCTGATGTCAAGTTATCAGCAAAGCGATACATGCAGGACTacgagaaagaaagaaaggccAGAGAATTAACTGAGGAAGTATGTGATGAGCTTGCTAAGGAAATTGGAGAAGACAAGgctgaagttgaagcattgaACAGAGAATCCATGAAATTCAGAGAGGAAGTGGACGAGGAAAGGAAGATGTTGCAGATTGCAGAAGTCTGGCGGGAGGAACGTGTCCAAATGAAGCTTGTTGATGCAAAGGTGGCAGTTGAGGAGAAGTATTCTCTGATGAACAAGCTTGTGGCAGATCTGGAGAATTTTCTGACATCAAGAAGTGTAACGCCAGATGTGAAGGAAATGAGAGAAGTAGAGTATCTGCGACAGGCTGCTGCTGCTGTAAATATTCAAGAAGTCAAGGACTTTTCTTATGAACCCCATAATCCTGATGATATCTTTTCTGTGTTCAAAGAAGTTAATTTCGGTGAGCCTAATGAGAGGGAGATTGAGCAGTGTGTTGCTTACAGTCCTGCTAGCCATGGTTCGAAAATTCATACTGTGAGTCCTGAAGGCAATGGAATCAATGGCGACCGGATCCTGAGACATCCAGTTGCATTTGTTGGTCATAATGGTGATatagaagaagatgagagtGGTTGGGAAACTGTGAGCCATTTCGAGGATCAGGGCTCAAGCTATTCGCCAGACGGGAGTGCCCCATCTGTCAATAAGAATCGCCGAGAGAGTAATGTCTCAGAGTGTGGAACAGAatgggaagaagaaggtgaggaAACACCAATTACTGAAATCAGCGAGGTTTGCTCGGTGCCAACAAAGCAGGCGAAGAAGGTATCGTCAATAGCAAGGCTTTGGAGATCCGGCCAAAATAATGGGGAAAACTACAAGATAATCGCGCTAGAGGGAATAAATGGTAGGCTTTCGAATGGAAGGATATCTACTGGGGGTATGGTATCCCCTGATCGGGGTTCGGGTAAGGGCGGGCTTAGCCCCTCTGATTTAGTGGGGCAGTGGAGTTCTCCTGAGACGGGGCATCACATTCGAGGTATGAAGGGGTGCATCCCGCTTGGGGCACAGAAGCATAGTTTGAAGGCGAAGCTTTTGGAGGCAAGGTTGGACAATCATAAGGTCCAATTGCGTCATGTGCTTAAACAGAAGATCTAG